The Bradyrhizobium sp. WBAH42 genome includes a window with the following:
- a CDS encoding phosphoribulokinase yields the protein MSRKHPIISITGSSGAGTTSVKKTFEQIFFREKVNAAYIEGDAFHRYDRAEMRAQMAKEAERGNKHFSHFSPETNLFEELERAFRDYGETGTAVTRHYVHDAEESALHGAAPGTFTDWKQLPENSDLLFYEGLHGAVVTDKVNVARYADLKIGVVPVINLEWIQKLHRDRSARGYSTEAVTDTILRRMPDYIHYICPQFTETDINFQRVPTVDTSNPFIARWIPTPDESMVVIRFKNPRGIDFPYLLSMLPQSWMSRANSIVCPGAKLDLAMQLILTPLIMQLIERKRSLK from the coding sequence ATGTCCAGGAAACATCCGATCATCTCGATCACCGGCTCCTCCGGCGCCGGCACCACCTCGGTCAAGAAGACCTTCGAGCAGATCTTCTTCCGCGAGAAGGTCAATGCCGCCTACATCGAGGGCGACGCCTTCCATCGCTACGACCGCGCCGAGATGCGTGCGCAGATGGCGAAGGAGGCCGAGCGCGGCAACAAGCACTTCAGCCATTTCAGCCCCGAGACCAATTTGTTCGAGGAGCTCGAGCGCGCCTTCCGCGACTATGGCGAGACCGGAACCGCGGTGACGCGGCACTACGTCCACGACGCCGAAGAATCGGCGCTGCATGGCGCGGCACCCGGCACCTTCACCGACTGGAAGCAGCTGCCGGAGAACTCCGACCTGTTGTTCTACGAAGGCCTGCACGGCGCGGTGGTCACCGACAAGGTCAACGTCGCGCGCTATGCCGACCTCAAGATCGGCGTCGTGCCCGTCATCAATCTCGAATGGATCCAGAAGCTGCACCGCGACCGCAGCGCGCGTGGCTATTCGACCGAGGCCGTCACCGACACGATTTTGCGGCGGATGCCTGACTACATCCACTACATCTGCCCGCAATTCACCGAGACCGACATCAACTTCCAGCGGGTGCCGACGGTGGATACCTCGAATCCGTTCATCGCGCGCTGGATCCCGACGCCGGACGAATCGATGGTGGTGATCCGCTTCAAGAACCCGCGCGGTATCGACTTCCCCTATCTGCTCTCGATGCTGCCGCAGAGCTGGATGTCCCGCGCCAATTCAATCGTGTGCCCCGGCGCCAAGCTCGACCTCGCGATGCAGCTGATCCTGACGCCGCTGATCATGCAGCTGATCGAGCGCAAGCGCAGCCTGAAGTGA
- a CDS encoding N-carbamoyl-D-amino-acid hydrolase, producing the protein MTIAAGQLGPIAKSETRTAVVARLMALMREARACGCDLIVYPELALTTFFPRWYFEDQAEIDSFFEREMPGSETQALFDLARELGIGFCLGYAELTVEAGIVRRYNTSILVDQSGAIVLKYRKVHLPGHAEHEPWREFQHLEKRYFEPGSGFGVVDAFGGVMGMAICNDRRWSETYRVMGLQGVEMVLIGYNTPVHNPPAPEHDDLSLFHNHLVMQAGAYQNGTFVVGVAKAGNEEGVDHIGGSCVIAPSGEIIAACTTKGDEIALARCDLDLCNSYKRTTFNFDVHRQPRAYGMIVERKGVTTMADGTPVKG; encoded by the coding sequence ATGACCATCGCAGCCGGCCAGCTCGGACCGATCGCGAAGAGCGAGACCAGGACCGCGGTGGTGGCGCGGCTGATGGCGTTGATGCGCGAGGCACGGGCTTGCGGCTGCGATCTGATCGTCTATCCCGAGCTGGCGCTGACCACGTTTTTCCCGCGCTGGTACTTCGAGGACCAGGCCGAGATCGACAGCTTCTTCGAGCGCGAGATGCCGGGCTCCGAGACGCAGGCGCTGTTCGATCTCGCGCGCGAGCTCGGCATCGGCTTCTGCCTCGGCTACGCCGAGCTGACCGTCGAGGCCGGGATCGTCAGGCGCTACAACACGTCCATCCTCGTCGACCAGAGCGGCGCGATCGTCCTGAAATATCGCAAGGTGCATCTGCCCGGCCATGCCGAGCACGAGCCCTGGCGCGAATTCCAGCACCTGGAGAAGCGCTATTTCGAGCCCGGCAGCGGCTTCGGCGTGGTCGATGCCTTCGGCGGCGTGATGGGCATGGCGATCTGCAACGATCGCCGGTGGAGCGAGACCTATCGCGTCATGGGGCTGCAGGGCGTCGAGATGGTGCTGATCGGCTACAACACGCCGGTGCACAATCCGCCCGCGCCGGAGCATGACGATCTCTCGCTGTTCCACAATCACCTGGTGATGCAGGCCGGCGCCTATCAGAACGGCACCTTCGTGGTCGGCGTCGCCAAGGCCGGCAACGAGGAAGGCGTCGATCACATCGGCGGCAGCTGCGTCATTGCGCCCTCGGGCGAGATCATCGCGGCCTGCACCACCAAGGGCGACGAGATCGCGCTGGCGCGCTGCGATCTCGATCTCTGCAACTCCTACAAGCGCACCACCTTCAATTTCGACGTCCACCGCCAGCCGCGGGCCTACGGCATGATCGTCGAACGGAAGGGCGTGACGACGATGGCGGATGGCACGCCGGTGAAGGGGTGA
- the fba gene encoding class II fructose-bisphosphate aldolase (catalyzes the reversible aldol condensation of dihydroxyacetonephosphate and glyceraldehyde 3-phosphate in the Calvin cycle, glycolysis, and/or gluconeogenesis) — MARITLRQLLDHAASHGYAVPAFNINNMEQGIAIMQAAAAVDAPVIIQASRGARSYAGDLMLSHMIDALERTYPDIPLCMHQDHGNDEATCASAIAHGFTSVMMDGSLKADAKTAADYDYNVAITRRVVDLAHWVGASVEGELGVLGSLEHGGGEQEDGHGVEGKVSHDQLLTDPDQAVDFVRATKVDALAIAMGTSHGAYKFSRKPDGDILAMRVVEEIHRRLPNTHLVMHGSSSVPQPLQDMFNQFGGEMPQTWGVPVEEIVRGIRSGVRKVNIDTDCRLAMTAVFRKVAAETRSEFDPRKFLKPAMDAMRELCRERFEQFGTAGHASRIKVVPMSEMARRYRAGELDPRITREPVAA, encoded by the coding sequence GTGGCCCGTATCACCCTTCGCCAATTGCTCGATCACGCTGCCAGCCACGGCTACGCCGTGCCGGCGTTCAACATCAACAACATGGAGCAGGGCATTGCGATCATGCAGGCGGCGGCCGCGGTCGATGCGCCCGTCATCATCCAGGCCTCGCGCGGCGCGCGCAGCTATGCCGGCGATCTCATGCTCTCGCACATGATCGACGCGCTGGAGCGGACCTATCCGGACATCCCGCTCTGCATGCACCAGGACCACGGCAATGACGAAGCGACCTGCGCCTCGGCCATCGCGCATGGCTTCACCTCGGTCATGATGGACGGCTCACTCAAGGCCGACGCCAAGACGGCGGCTGACTATGACTACAACGTCGCGATCACGCGCCGCGTCGTCGATCTCGCCCATTGGGTTGGCGCTTCCGTCGAAGGCGAGCTCGGCGTGCTCGGCTCGCTCGAGCACGGCGGCGGCGAGCAGGAGGATGGCCACGGCGTCGAGGGCAAGGTCAGCCACGACCAGCTCTTGACCGATCCGGACCAGGCCGTCGACTTCGTCCGCGCGACGAAGGTCGATGCGCTGGCGATTGCGATGGGCACCTCGCACGGCGCCTACAAGTTCAGCCGCAAGCCCGATGGTGACATCCTGGCGATGCGGGTGGTCGAGGAGATTCACCGCCGGCTGCCGAACACGCATCTGGTCATGCACGGCTCCTCCTCGGTGCCGCAGCCGCTGCAGGACATGTTCAACCAGTTCGGTGGCGAGATGCCGCAGACCTGGGGCGTGCCGGTGGAGGAGATCGTTCGCGGCATCCGAAGCGGCGTGCGCAAGGTCAATATCGACACCGACTGCCGTCTCGCGATGACCGCGGTGTTCCGGAAAGTGGCCGCGGAAACGCGCTCCGAGTTCGATCCGCGCAAGTTCCTGAAGCCGGCGATGGACGCGATGCGCGAGCTTTGCCGCGAGCGGTTCGAGCAGTTCGGCACCGCGGGCCATGCCAGCAGGATCAAGGTGGTCCCGATGAGCGAGATGGCGCGGCGCTATCGGGCGGGCGAATTGGACCCGCGCATCACCCGCGAGCCTGTTGCCGCTTAA
- a CDS encoding DUF4118 domain-containing protein: protein MKRAGLFGVPRVRPWSWQAFLLGLAVVAMSAVLQGICVALGAKFYFAAFLPGLFVLALMTGAPAAALAALLTVPLVWWAFIPPFFEFNALTSANADSINLFCLLAVLLIGLADLCRATMTIVRSGGLKPSGESAATNP from the coding sequence ATGAAGCGTGCGGGGCTGTTTGGCGTACCGCGGGTACGGCCATGGTCGTGGCAGGCGTTTCTGCTCGGATTGGCCGTCGTCGCGATGTCGGCCGTGCTTCAGGGTATCTGCGTCGCGCTCGGCGCAAAGTTCTATTTCGCAGCATTCCTGCCCGGCCTGTTCGTGCTTGCGCTCATGACGGGCGCACCGGCGGCGGCGTTGGCCGCGCTGCTCACGGTGCCGCTGGTGTGGTGGGCGTTCATCCCGCCCTTTTTCGAGTTCAACGCACTGACCAGCGCGAATGCCGATTCCATCAACCTGTTCTGTCTTCTCGCAGTCCTCCTGATCGGCCTTGCCGATCTCTGCCGCGCCACGATGACGATCGTCAGAAGCGGTGGGCTGAAGCCCTCGGGCGAGAGCGCGGCAACGAATCCGTAA
- the tkt gene encoding transketolase produces the protein MNISVHAEADLNAVTHNDLANAVRFLAVDAIEAAQSGHPGLPMGMADVATVLFSRFLKFDSAHPNWPDRDRFVLSAGHGSMLLYALLHLTGGDVSLDDIKAFRQWGSKTPGHPEYGHTPGVETTTGPLGQGIATAVGMALAERMANARHGDGLVDHFTYVIAGDGCLMEGISQEAISLAGHLGLGRLIVLFDDNGISIDGPTSLATSDDQLARFAASGWSVRRVDGHDPEAVAQAIAEERGTAKPSLIACRTIIGYGAPDRQGTEKAHGAPLGTEQTAAARRTLGWDYQPFVVPIPVLKAWRMIGQRGQVDRLAWLDRYENATPEQRDLFVEGKAVALPASYALAAAKLRERFASERPKLATRQASQQVLDGIAGTIAGLIGGSADLTHSNLTHAKAQAAVRSGAFTGDYIHYGIREHGMAAAMNGLALHGGFIPYGGTFLAFSDYSRPAIRLAALMRLRVIHVMTHDSIGLGEDGPTHQPVEHLAALRVIPNLLVFRPADAVETLEAWDCALSSENRPSVMCLSRQALPTFRSDARGRNRVANGAYLVVSPDGGRDVTLIATGSEVSIALEAARLLATEHVRAAVVSAPCFALFEEQPEDYRAAVLGTAPRVGVEAAVAGDWHRWIGADGEFVGMRGFGASAPAPVLYREFGITPQSIAEAARRAIARKSQ, from the coding sequence ATGAACATCTCCGTCCACGCCGAAGCCGACCTCAATGCGGTCACGCACAACGATCTTGCCAATGCCGTCCGCTTCCTAGCGGTCGACGCCATCGAGGCAGCGCAGTCCGGCCATCCCGGCCTGCCCATGGGCATGGCCGATGTCGCAACCGTGCTGTTCTCGCGCTTCCTGAAGTTCGACTCGGCCCACCCAAACTGGCCGGACCGCGACCGCTTCGTGCTGTCGGCGGGGCACGGCTCGATGCTGCTCTATGCGCTGCTGCACCTGACCGGTGGCGATGTCAGCCTCGACGACATCAAGGCCTTCCGCCAATGGGGCTCGAAGACGCCGGGCCATCCCGAGTATGGCCACACGCCTGGTGTCGAGACCACGACCGGACCGCTGGGCCAGGGCATTGCGACCGCGGTCGGCATGGCACTTGCCGAGCGCATGGCGAATGCGCGGCATGGCGATGGCCTCGTCGATCACTTCACCTATGTCATCGCGGGCGACGGCTGCCTGATGGAGGGCATCAGCCAGGAGGCGATCTCGCTTGCCGGCCATCTCGGGCTCGGTCGGCTGATCGTGCTGTTCGACGACAACGGCATCTCCATCGACGGGCCGACCTCGCTGGCGACGTCGGACGACCAGCTCGCGCGCTTCGCCGCCTCCGGCTGGTCGGTGCGCCGCGTCGACGGGCATGATCCCGAAGCGGTGGCGCAGGCGATTGCGGAGGAGCGGGGGACCGCAAAACCGTCGCTGATCGCCTGCCGCACCATCATCGGCTATGGCGCGCCTGATCGGCAGGGCACCGAGAAGGCGCACGGCGCGCCGCTCGGCACCGAGCAGACGGCAGCGGCGCGCCGGACTCTGGGTTGGGACTATCAGCCCTTCGTGGTGCCAATCCCGGTGCTCAAGGCGTGGCGGATGATCGGGCAGCGCGGGCAGGTCGACCGTCTCGCCTGGCTTGATCGTTACGAAAACGCCACGCCTGAGCAACGCGATCTGTTCGTAGAAGGCAAGGCCGTGGCTCTGCCGGCTTCGTATGCGCTGGCCGCGGCGAAATTGCGCGAGCGCTTCGCCAGCGAGCGGCCGAAGCTCGCAACGCGGCAGGCCTCGCAGCAGGTGCTCGACGGGATTGCTGGAACGATAGCCGGCCTGATCGGCGGCTCGGCAGACCTCACCCATTCGAACCTGACGCACGCCAAGGCGCAAGCTGCGGTCAGGAGCGGTGCATTCACCGGCGACTACATCCACTATGGCATCCGCGAGCACGGCATGGCCGCCGCGATGAACGGCCTCGCGCTGCATGGCGGCTTCATCCCCTATGGCGGCACGTTCCTCGCGTTCTCCGACTACAGCCGGCCGGCGATCCGACTTGCCGCCCTGATGCGGCTGCGCGTCATCCATGTGATGACGCACGACTCCATCGGTCTCGGCGAGGATGGCCCGACGCATCAGCCGGTCGAGCATCTCGCGGCACTGCGCGTGATTCCGAACCTCCTGGTGTTCCGTCCTGCCGACGCGGTGGAGACGCTGGAAGCCTGGGACTGCGCACTCAGCTCCGAAAACCGTCCGTCCGTGATGTGCCTGTCGCGGCAGGCGCTGCCGACCTTCCGCAGCGACGCCCGCGGCAGAAACCGCGTCGCGAACGGTGCCTATCTCGTCGTCTCGCCGGATGGCGGCCGCGACGTGACGTTGATCGCAACCGGCTCGGAAGTTTCCATCGCGCTGGAAGCTGCGCGTCTGCTGGCGACCGAGCACGTTCGCGCCGCCGTCGTCTCGGCACCGTGCTTCGCGCTGTTCGAGGAACAGCCGGAGGACTACCGCGCCGCCGTGCTCGGCACCGCACCGCGTGTCGGTGTCGAGGCCGCTGTCGCCGGCGACTGGCATCGCTGGATCGGCGCTGACGGCGAATTCGTCGGCATGCGCGGCTTCGGCGCCTCGGCGCCGGCGCCGGTCCTGTACCGCGAATTCGGCATCACGCCGCAAAGCATTGCGGAAGCGGCCCGCCGGGCGATCGCCCGCAAAAGCCAATAA
- a CDS encoding class 1 fructose-bisphosphatase, which produces MTGQLRLDDHLQRYSETAPHALAVAGAVDAIAAAAIEIAGLIASGDLADASGLTTGRNSDGDLQRDLDVQADAILRRCLGRLPIAALASEEMREAQIVDRQGRICIAIDPLDGSSNIDINMTVGTIFSILPAPDDLSLAFHQRGSAQLAAGFVTYGPQTSLVLTLGDGVDIFTLDRKAGCFRLARSAVQIVEACEEFAINASNRRHWDPPVRAFIDECLAGVDGPANHDFNMRWIGSLVAEAYRILTRGGVFLYPSDARPGYGDGRLRLTYEAHPMAMIIEQAGGSASTGRERILDLSAQSLHQRVPLIMGSSNEVRRVEELHCDPLLVASVSAPLFARRGFFRL; this is translated from the coding sequence ATGACCGGGCAACTCAGGCTGGACGACCACCTTCAACGGTATTCCGAGACCGCACCTCACGCGCTCGCGGTGGCCGGCGCCGTCGACGCCATCGCGGCGGCGGCGATCGAGATTGCCGGTCTCATCGCCAGCGGCGATCTCGCCGACGCCTCGGGCCTCACCACCGGGCGCAACAGCGACGGCGATCTCCAACGCGACCTCGACGTCCAGGCGGACGCGATCCTGCGCCGTTGCCTCGGCCGGCTGCCGATCGCCGCGCTGGCGTCGGAGGAGATGCGCGAGGCCCAGATCGTCGATCGTCAGGGGCGCATCTGCATCGCGATCGATCCGCTCGATGGCTCCTCCAACATCGACATCAACATGACCGTCGGCACGATCTTCTCGATCCTGCCGGCCCCCGATGATCTCTCACTGGCCTTCCATCAGCGCGGCTCGGCGCAGCTGGCGGCGGGCTTCGTCACCTACGGCCCGCAGACCTCGCTGGTGCTGACGCTCGGCGACGGCGTCGACATCTTCACGCTCGATCGCAAGGCGGGCTGCTTCCGCCTCGCGCGTAGCGCCGTGCAGATCGTCGAAGCCTGCGAGGAGTTCGCGATCAACGCCTCGAACCGCCGGCACTGGGATCCGCCGGTGCGCGCCTTCATCGACGAATGCCTCGCCGGCGTCGACGGGCCCGCCAACCACGATTTCAACATGCGCTGGATCGGCTCGCTGGTCGCGGAGGCCTATCGCATTCTCACCCGCGGCGGCGTGTTCCTCTATCCCTCCGATGCGCGTCCCGGCTACGGCGACGGCCGCCTGCGCCTGACCTACGAGGCGCATCCGATGGCCATGATCATCGAGCAGGCCGGCGGCTCGGCCTCGACCGGGCGCGAGCGCATCCTCGATCTGTCGGCGCAGAGCCTGCACCAGCGCGTGCCGCTGATCATGGGCTCGAGCAACGAGGTGCGGCGCGTCGAGGAGCTGCATTGCGATCCGCTGCTGGTCGCCAGCGTCTCGGCGCCGCTGTTCGCGCGGCGCGGATTCTTCCGGCTCTAA
- a CDS encoding MFS transporter — translation MTMNATIETAPGPDAVSQRLTFVLAAACGMVAANIYYAQPLIAPISAALGLSHAASGLIVTMTQIGYGTGLLLIVPLGDLVENRALICSVIMLGAAALVAAAFASHALPFLLAALFIGLGSVAVQIIIPYAAHLAPEAIRGRVVGNVSTGLMLGIMLARPVSSFVTALLSWHAVFFASAALMIVLAAALWMTLPKRKPVTRMHYGQLLLSMPHLVRATPLLRRRALYQASLFGAFTLFWTVAPLQLAGEFGFSQRGIALFALAGVAGVFAAPIAGRLADRGHSRIATLVAMLLTAAGFLVTAIGAPGSMLNLACLVVAAIAIDIGVQGNVVLGFRAIFALGHEHRSRLNGLYMATFFAAGAAGSAVGAWAFAQGGWMLASAIGLALPVAGLLYAVTE, via the coding sequence ATGACCATGAATGCCACGATCGAGACCGCGCCCGGGCCGGATGCGGTGTCGCAGCGCCTGACCTTCGTGCTCGCCGCGGCCTGTGGCATGGTCGCCGCCAACATCTATTATGCGCAGCCGCTGATCGCCCCGATCAGCGCCGCGCTCGGCCTGTCGCATGCAGCTAGCGGGCTGATCGTGACCATGACGCAGATCGGCTACGGCACCGGGCTGCTGCTGATCGTGCCGCTCGGCGATCTCGTCGAAAACCGCGCGTTGATCTGTTCGGTGATCATGCTCGGCGCCGCGGCGCTCGTCGCCGCCGCGTTCGCAAGCCATGCGCTGCCGTTCCTGCTCGCGGCGCTGTTCATCGGCCTCGGCTCGGTCGCGGTGCAGATCATCATCCCCTATGCGGCGCATCTGGCGCCAGAAGCCATCCGCGGCCGCGTCGTCGGCAACGTCTCGACCGGCCTGATGCTCGGCATCATGCTGGCGCGTCCGGTGTCGAGCTTCGTCACGGCCTTGCTGTCCTGGCACGCGGTGTTCTTCGCCTCCGCCGCGCTGATGATCGTGCTCGCGGCCGCGCTCTGGATGACGCTGCCGAAGCGCAAGCCGGTCACGCGGATGCATTACGGCCAATTGCTGCTGTCGATGCCGCATCTGGTGCGGGCCACGCCGCTGCTGCGGCGTCGCGCGCTCTACCAGGCGAGCCTGTTCGGCGCCTTCACCCTGTTCTGGACGGTGGCGCCGCTCCAGCTCGCCGGCGAGTTCGGCTTCTCCCAGCGCGGCATCGCGCTGTTCGCGCTGGCCGGCGTCGCCGGTGTGTTCGCCGCGCCGATCGCCGGGCGCCTCGCAGACCGCGGCCATAGCCGTATCGCGACGCTGGTCGCGATGCTGCTCACGGCCGCCGGCTTCCTCGTGACCGCCATCGGCGCGCCCGGCTCGATGCTGAACCTCGCCTGTCTGGTGGTCGCCGCGATTGCGATCGATATCGGTGTCCAGGGCAACGTGGTGCTGGGTTTCCGCGCCATCTTCGCGCTCGGCCATGAGCACCGCAGTCGCCTCAATGGTCTCTACATGGCGACGTTCTTCGCCGCCGGCGCGGCCGGCTCCGCAGTCGGAGCCTGGGCGTTCGCACAGGGCGGCTGGATGCTCGCATCGGCCATTGGCCTTGCTTTGCCCGTCGCGGGGTTGCTCTACGCGGTGACCGAGTAG
- a CDS encoding TetR/AcrR family transcriptional regulator, with protein MQKTARRSRPAARPPGRPREFDMDTALDRAVRVFRERGYHATSIGELTAAMRLATGSIYKAFRDKHAVFLAAFERYAALRQEQTRSAAARGANGCERIRHLLLSYVEHSQGSEGRRGCLVVGSAVELSAVDPVVGARVNAQLERNESFIAGLIREGQADGSIPRHVAADDTARLMICITQGLRVVGKARVPLEGERLVGVAMKLLA; from the coding sequence ATGCAAAAGACCGCCCGCCGCTCCCGGCCTGCCGCACGTCCGCCCGGCCGCCCCCGGGAATTCGACATGGACACCGCGCTCGACCGCGCCGTGCGCGTGTTTCGCGAGCGCGGCTATCATGCCACCTCGATCGGCGAGCTCACCGCGGCGATGCGGCTCGCCACGGGAAGCATCTACAAGGCGTTTCGCGACAAGCATGCGGTGTTCCTCGCCGCCTTCGAGCGCTACGCGGCGCTGCGCCAGGAGCAGACCCGCAGCGCGGCGGCGCGCGGCGCGAACGGCTGCGAGCGCATCCGTCACCTGCTGCTGTCCTATGTCGAGCATTCCCAGGGTAGCGAGGGGCGGCGCGGCTGCCTGGTCGTCGGCAGTGCCGTCGAGCTCTCCGCGGTCGATCCGGTCGTCGGCGCCCGCGTCAATGCGCAGCTCGAGCGCAACGAAAGCTTCATCGCCGGCCTCATTCGCGAGGGCCAGGCCGACGGCTCGATTCCCCGCCACGTCGCGGCCGATGACACCGCACGGCTGATGATCTGCATCACGCAAGGCCTGCGCGTCGTCGGCAAGGCCCGCGTGCCGCTCGAAGGCGAGCGCCTCGTCGGCGTCGCCATGAAGCTGCTCGCCTGA
- a CDS encoding LysR family transcriptional regulator: protein MSLKEFSYNGPGHAAAQLRHLTIRQLRSLAALSAKGSVTAASGHLGLTQPAVTQQLRQLQDLAGLPLVQRTGDGMLLTEAGKEVLALAERVEAAITDCQGALDLLAGRTGGTVHLGAVSTAKYFVPHAIAAFSKRYPKIEIKLTIGNREEIREAMHGYDLDFAVMGRPPADVTVDVRQLGRNPHVIVARKGHWLEKDSGLSLTDLVHETFLTREPGSGTRTLMEGMFQKSDLEPIIGMEMSSNETIKQAVIAGLGIAFISAHTVAHELAEGRLVVLDVAGLPIVRQWYVIRRSDKVLLPPAQAMFDFLGSEGSNYLPDVPELGGR, encoded by the coding sequence ATGAGCCTCAAAGAATTTTCTTATAATGGTCCCGGCCATGCGGCGGCCCAGCTCCGGCATTTGACGATCCGGCAGCTGCGCTCGCTCGCGGCGTTGTCGGCCAAGGGCAGCGTGACGGCGGCGTCCGGCCATCTCGGGCTGACCCAGCCGGCCGTGACCCAGCAGCTGCGGCAGCTTCAGGACCTCGCCGGCCTGCCGCTGGTGCAGCGGACCGGCGACGGCATGCTGCTGACCGAGGCGGGCAAGGAAGTGCTGGCGCTGGCCGAACGAGTCGAGGCCGCGATCACGGATTGCCAGGGCGCGCTCGACCTGCTCGCGGGGCGGACCGGCGGCACGGTGCATCTCGGTGCGGTCTCGACGGCCAAGTATTTCGTGCCGCATGCGATCGCGGCGTTCTCCAAGCGCTACCCCAAGATCGAGATCAAGCTCACCATCGGCAATCGCGAGGAGATCCGCGAGGCCATGCACGGCTACGACCTCGACTTCGCGGTGATGGGTCGGCCGCCGGCCGACGTCACCGTCGACGTCCGCCAGCTCGGGCGCAACCCGCACGTCATCGTCGCGCGCAAGGGGCATTGGCTGGAGAAGGATTCCGGCCTCAGCCTGACCGACCTCGTGCACGAGACCTTCCTCACCCGCGAGCCGGGCTCGGGCACGCGGACGCTGATGGAGGGCATGTTCCAGAAGTCCGATCTCGAGCCGATCATCGGCATGGAGATGAGCAGCAACGAGACCATCAAGCAGGCGGTGATCGCCGGGCTCGGCATCGCCTTCATCTCGGCCCACACCGTGGCGCATGAGCTCGCCGAGGGCCGGCTGGTCGTGCTCGACGTCGCAGGCCTGCCGATCGTCCGGCAATGGTACGTGATCCGCCGCAGCGACAAGGTGCTGCTGCCGCCGGCGCAGGCGATGTTCGATTTTCTCGGCTCGGAAGGCTCGAATTATCTGCCCGACGTACCCGAACTCGGCGGGCGGTAG
- a CDS encoding form I ribulose bisphosphate carboxylase large subunit encodes MNAHAGTVRGKERYRSGVMEYKRMGYWEPDYTPKDTDVIALFRVTPQEGVDPIEASAAVAGESSTATWTVVWTDRLTAAEKYRAKCYRVDPVPGTPGSYFAYIAYDLDLFEPGSIANLSASIIGNVFGFKPLKALRLEDMRFPVAYVKTFQGPATGIVVERERLDKFGRPLLGATVKPKLGLSGRNYGRVVYEALKGGLDFTKDDENINSQPFMHWRDRFLYCMEAVNRAQAASGEVKGTYLNVTAGTMEDMYERAEFAKELGSVIVMIDLVIGYTAIQSMAKWARRNDMILHLHRAGHSTYTRQKSHGVSFRVIAKWMRLAGVDHIHAGTVVGKLEGDPNTTRGYYDVCREDFNPTKLEHGLFFDQHWASLNKMMPVASGGIHAGQMHQLLDLLGEDVVLQFGGGTIGHPMGIAAGATANRVALEAMILARNEGRDYVHEGPEILAKAAQTCTPLKAALEVWKDVTFNYQSTDTPDFVPTALETV; translated from the coding sequence ATGAACGCACATGCAGGCACGGTCCGCGGCAAAGAGCGCTATCGCTCCGGCGTGATGGAGTACAAGCGCATGGGCTATTGGGAGCCCGACTACACGCCAAAGGACACCGACGTCATCGCGCTGTTCCGCGTCACGCCGCAAGAGGGCGTCGACCCGATCGAGGCCTCAGCTGCTGTGGCAGGCGAATCCTCGACCGCGACCTGGACAGTGGTGTGGACCGATCGCCTGACCGCGGCCGAGAAATATCGCGCGAAATGCTACCGAGTCGATCCGGTGCCGGGCACGCCGGGCTCGTATTTCGCCTATATCGCCTACGATCTCGACCTGTTCGAGCCGGGCTCGATCGCGAACCTGTCGGCCTCCATCATCGGCAACGTGTTCGGCTTCAAGCCGCTGAAGGCGCTGCGCCTCGAGGACATGCGCTTTCCGGTCGCCTATGTGAAGACGTTCCAGGGACCGGCGACCGGCATCGTGGTCGAGCGCGAGCGGCTCGACAAGTTCGGCCGGCCGCTGCTGGGCGCAACGGTGAAACCGAAGCTCGGGCTCTCTGGCCGCAACTACGGCCGCGTGGTCTATGAGGCGCTGAAGGGCGGGCTCGACTTCACCAAGGACGACGAGAACATCAACTCACAACCCTTCATGCACTGGCGCGACCGCTTCCTTTACTGCATGGAGGCGGTGAACCGCGCGCAGGCAGCTTCCGGCGAGGTGAAGGGGACGTATCTCAACGTCACCGCGGGGACGATGGAGGACATGTACGAGCGCGCGGAATTCGCCAAGGAGCTCGGCTCGGTCATCGTCATGATCGACCTCGTGATCGGCTACACCGCGATCCAGTCGATGGCCAAGTGGGCGCGCCGCAACGACATGATCCTGCATCTGCATCGCGCCGGTCATTCGACCTATACGCGGCAGAAGAGCCATGGCGTGTCGTTCCGCGTCATCGCCAAATGGATGCGGCTCGCCGGTGTCGACCACATCCATGCCGGCACCGTGGTCGGCAAGCTCGAAGGCGATCCCAACACCACGCGCGGCTATTACGATGTCTGCCGCGAGGATTTCAATCCGACCAAGCTCGAGCACGGCCTGTTCTTCGACCAGCACTGGGCGAGCCTCAACAAGATGATGCCGGTCGCTTCCGGCGGCATCCATGCCGGGCAGATGCACCAGCTGCTCGACCTGTTGGGCGAGGACGTCGTGCTGCAGTTCGGCGGCGGCACGATCGGCCATCCCATGGGCATTGCGGCCGGCGCGACCGCCAATCGCGTGGCGCTGGAAGCGATGATCCTCGCCCGCAATGAGGGCCGCGACTATGTCCACGAAGGCCCGGAGATCCTGGCCAAGGCAGCCCAGACCTGCACGCCGCTGAAGGCCGCGCTCGAGGTCTGGAAGGACGTCACTTTCAACTATCAATCCACCGACACGCCGGACTTCGTGCCGACGGCGCTGGAAACCGTCTGA